CATAAGGTGTATAAAAAATACATCAAACGCTACAAAAAATATCATGCCCATGATGAGCAGAACGAATGTAGAATTGGTGACGAAGTCAAAATTATCGAAACCAGGCCACTAAGCAAATTAAAACGGTTTCGGGTTACTGAAATTGTTAAAAAAGCGGTCTAGTGTTTAAGGAGTTGAATAATGATTCAAAGTGAAACCAGACTGACAGTCGCTGACAATTCAGGCGCCAAAGAACTGTACTGCATAAAAGTTCTTGGTGGCTCTAAAAGAAGATACGCCACCATCGGAGATGTGATTGTTGTTTCCGTAAAAGAGGCTATTCCCAATTCAAAGGTCAGCAAGGGAGATGTTGTTCAAGCAGTTATTGTCAGAACTAAAAAAGAGATCTCCCGTCCCGACGGATCATCTATCCGTTTTGATGATAATTCCGCTGTTGTGATTAATAAGAATAACGAACCGGTGGGAACCCGTATTTTCGGACCGGTTGCAAGAGAGCTTCGGGCAAGACGTTTTATGAAGATTATCTCTCTTGCACCTGACGTACTTTGATCCAAGCCAGGGAGAACAAAATAAGTCATGAAAATAAGAATAAAAAAAGACGATAAAGTTAAGGTGTTGACCGGCAAGGACAAAGGTAAAATTGGCAAGGTGCTTAAAGTTGTCAAAAAGACGAACCGGATTGTTGTTGAAAATATCAACGTGGTCAAAGTTCATCAGCGTCCTTCCCAGGAAAACCCCCAGGGAGGCATCGTTGAAAAAGCCATGCCTATGGATGTATCCAACCTTATGCTGATGTGCAATTCCTGTGTCAAACCGACCCGTATTGGAATCAAGCAGCTTGAGGATGGAAAACGGGTAAGAGTCTGTAAAAAATGCAGTCAGCAGATAGACTCATAACACCTAAAGCCGGAGAAAATAAATGACTACGCTTAAGGAAAAGTATACCAACGAAGTAGTTCCCGCACTGAAAGACGAGTTCAAATACACAAATCAGTGCCAGGTGCCGAAGTTGGAGAAAATTGTACTGAATATGGGGCTTGGCGAGGCAGTCAGAAACCCGAAAATTGTTGAAACAGCAGCCCAGGAGCTTGGATTGATTGCAGGACAAAAAGCTGTAATCACCCGGGCAAAGAAACCGATCGCAAATTTTAAATTGCGTGCGGATCTTCCTATTGGCTGCAAAGTTACGCTTAGACGGGAAAAAATGTATGACTTTCTTGACCGACTAATTAACATCGCTCTTCCCCGTGTAAGGGATTTTAGAGGTATTTCAGGTAAAGCATTCGATGGCCGGGGCAATTACAGCTTAGGTATTACTGAACATATTATTTTTCCTGAAATAGACTATGATAAGACTGATGCTATCAAGGGCCTCAATGTAACGGTTGTCACCACAGCCCAAACTGACGAAGAGGGGAAATCGTTTCTTAAGTTAATGGGAATGCCCTTTAAAAACTAAGGACCTAAGGAGGAAGATAGTTTGGCTAAAAAAGCTTTAATCGCAAAGGCACAAAGAAAACCCAAATTTGGTGTACGGGCCTACAACAGGTGCCCCTTATGCGGTAGACCACGTGCATTTATTAGAAAAGCTGGTATTTGCAGAATCTGTTTTAGAACGCTTGCCTCACAGGGTAAATTGCCCGGCGTAACCAAGTCTTCTTGGTAACGGGTACAGATTCTAACAGTTGTATAAATATCAGCTTATTTAAGGAGATTTTCAAATGGCAACTAGTGATCCAATTGCAGACATGCTGACCATAATCAGAAATGGTGGAAAGGCAGGTTTGTCCAAGGTGGATATCCCCGGATCAAAAATTAAACGTGAAATGGTGCGGGTGCTGAAAGAGCAAGGGTATATCAAAGATTATAAATTTCTTGAAAACGAGACCCAGGGAGTTATCCGGGTGTTCTTGAAATATGTTTCAGAAGGCGAACCAACCATTTTTGGTATACAGCGTGTCAGCAAACCCTCT
This window of the uncultured Desulfobacter sp. genome carries:
- the rpsQ gene encoding 30S ribosomal protein S17, which encodes METIKKNKKELIGLIVSDKMDKSVVVRVERFVQHKVYKKYIKRYKKYHAHDEQNECRIGDEVKIIETRPLSKLKRFRVTEIVKKAV
- the rplN gene encoding 50S ribosomal protein L14, with the translated sequence MIQSETRLTVADNSGAKELYCIKVLGGSKRRYATIGDVIVVSVKEAIPNSKVSKGDVVQAVIVRTKKEISRPDGSSIRFDDNSAVVINKNNEPVGTRIFGPVARELRARRFMKIISLAPDVL
- the rplX gene encoding 50S ribosomal protein L24 — translated: MRIKKDDKVKVLTGKDKGKIGKVLKVVKKTNRIVVENINVVKVHQRPSQENPQGGIVEKAMPMDVSNLMLMCNSCVKPTRIGIKQLEDGKRVRVCKKCSQQIDS
- the rplE gene encoding 50S ribosomal protein L5 → MTTLKEKYTNEVVPALKDEFKYTNQCQVPKLEKIVLNMGLGEAVRNPKIVETAAQELGLIAGQKAVITRAKKPIANFKLRADLPIGCKVTLRREKMYDFLDRLINIALPRVRDFRGISGKAFDGRGNYSLGITEHIIFPEIDYDKTDAIKGLNVTVVTTAQTDEEGKSFLKLMGMPFKN
- a CDS encoding type Z 30S ribosomal protein S14, whose translation is MAKKALIAKAQRKPKFGVRAYNRCPLCGRPRAFIRKAGICRICFRTLASQGKLPGVTKSSW
- the rpsH gene encoding 30S ribosomal protein S8; this encodes MATSDPIADMLTIIRNGGKAGLSKVDIPGSKIKREMVRVLKEQGYIKDYKFLENETQGVIRVFLKYVSEGEPTIFGIQRVSKPSCRVYAKSKNIQPVLNGLGISIISTSKGLMTDKQAKEAKVGGEILCNVW